A single genomic interval of Bacillales bacterium harbors:
- a CDS encoding aromatic acid exporter family protein: protein MKIGYRTIKTAMGCGISIGLAEWLHLDYYLSAGILTILCIKSTKKASLKSAFERFIACITGMVFASVFFQLFPSHPLTVTLLLLTFIPAVVKLKAREGVVTSSVILLHFYTIDKLTWAFLGNQLAVIIIGIGVALLLNSYMPSLEREIGKYREKIDENFSIILREFAVFLQNKTSVWDGRQIIETGDLLKEAKILAVKEIDNHLIREKDSYYTYFKMRDEQFQILERLMPILTSLDDTNEQGKAIADFLERLSEKVSPKNTAHVFLQELRTMRKKFRESPLPKDRIEFETRSALLHFTNEMERYLEIKAGLGNPV, encoded by the coding sequence GTGAAAATCGGGTATCGCACGATCAAAACCGCCATGGGTTGCGGAATCTCTATCGGGTTGGCCGAATGGCTGCATCTCGACTATTATCTCTCAGCCGGCATTTTGACGATCCTCTGTATCAAGTCGACGAAAAAAGCTTCGCTGAAAAGCGCGTTCGAGCGGTTTATCGCCTGTATTACAGGAATGGTGTTTGCCAGCGTCTTCTTCCAATTGTTTCCGAGTCATCCGTTGACGGTAACGCTTCTATTGCTCACATTCATTCCGGCAGTGGTCAAGCTGAAAGCGCGTGAAGGTGTCGTCACGAGCTCCGTCATCCTTTTGCATTTTTATACGATCGACAAACTCACCTGGGCATTTCTCGGCAACCAATTGGCCGTGATCATTATTGGCATCGGCGTCGCGCTCTTGCTCAATTCGTACATGCCGAGTCTTGAACGGGAAATCGGAAAATACCGCGAAAAAATCGATGAAAACTTTTCCATCATTTTACGGGAATTCGCTGTGTTTTTACAAAATAAAACGTCCGTCTGGGACGGAAGGCAAATTATCGAAACGGGAGACTTATTGAAAGAAGCGAAAATTCTCGCCGTCAAGGAAATCGACAACCATTTGATCCGCGAAAAAGACAGTTATTATACTTATTTTAAAATGCGCGACGAGCAGTTTCAAATTTTGGAACGGCTCATGCCGATTCTAACATCTCTGGATGACACGAACGAACAAGGAAAGGCGATCGCCGACTTTCTCGAACGATTAAGTGAAAAAGTTTCCCCGAAAAACACCGCACACGTATTTCTGCAAGAATTAAGAACCATGCGTAAAAAATTTCGCGAATCACCGCTGCCGAAAGACCGCATCGAGTTTGAAACCCGCTCCGCCCTTCTCCATTTTACGAATGAAATGGAGCGCTATCTTGAAATCAAGGCCGGTCTCGGCAACCCTGTTTAA